The Pyxicephalus adspersus chromosome 1, UCB_Pads_2.0, whole genome shotgun sequence sequence GTGACCTCTTTCACCAAAAGCTGCAGCGCTCCTCAGGGTCATCCCCAGAGGTATGAACTGTATGTATGGGAATCAGTTCCCACGCAAAGTACACAGATGAGTTTATTTGAATTGATGAATCATATGACAACacattaccttctttttttctgccacattGTAACCTTTGCCTCACTGGCACCCTTTCTGCTATTTTTTGCTTTCCttgtaaataaagtaattatttgtaAACATTACCTGATTTAAAAAGCTCACTGTTGCAGCTGCAGCAATGAAGGCATGTTTTTAAGtccaatgttttgtgtttttatctatttatttcaaAGGGTACATTGTTTTCGATAAATAGCTGCTATTCAGGGttttttgtcaaagtttttagATGCAACAACCCTAACAAAATCCTACATGTAGACAACATAAAAAGCTAGTTTTTTTCATATCAaggtgcaaaataaaatatttacagctgtttgttaaaaaactgtgtgcagaaaaaaaagcagtagCAGCTATATATGGTTGTCAGTGTACCCAGCTTTTTATGATTGAAACATAATAGATAGTCTAACATACATATATTCTACATTGCATGTAATGTTCCACCAAGAATTGAAGAATTCAGGATTTTGGTATATGAACATAGAatgaatttagttttaaaattagtGCCTTTACTGTAAATactagggaaaaaaaaccttaaagctGAAACTGTGACCAAACTCCATTTGCAAACTCTGTGCATACAACTAAATGGTAATTTTTGCTCTGTTTCTATGCAGTTGCATCCACTGCAGGCTGTATCTGACTCTAAGGGAGGTGATCTAGAGAGACTGCCAGTCTCTCTTCCACTGGGACAATGTGCAGTGCAGAGAGAGGTAAATGACAGATatctacattcttttttttttttcccagaaaaaagATAATTCCCAAGATGTCCACCtcttacatacaaaatatattataatgaatgCTGTGGCCTCCAGTGTtaggttcattattttattctgtttagtaTGTAAATTAGTCAATATTTGCCAATTATTGCAGTCACTTTACTGctaacagttattattattaatattatccagtatttatatagtgtcaacatattatacagcattttacaaagttaatattcatgtcactagctgtccctcaaaggagcttacaatctgattgtTACAGTTGCTACAACTTGTTGCCTTTATTGCTTttgacatttcagatttttttagatGTTAGAATGTTAACctacatatatttttgaatatgttttaGAAATTCTGTTGGTAAAACTTATACACTCAAGTTCCTGTATGTtaattgtagcttttttttttcaacaggagAAGCAGCGCTCTGGGAGAGCCCAATCAACTTGTCGCTCCCTAGATGCTATGTCTCCATTCCTCAGGAAAAAGGCTCAGATTTTGGAAGTCCTACGGAGATTAGAGGCAACAGGATCGCAATCTGCATCAAGCTGCACTGTTCCTTCAACCTATCTTGGGGGATTACCTTCAGCTAGTGGGAATGGGCTGCGCATTAGAACAGAGCATGGTTTAGATTATCTCAATGGTGAGGGAATGACACCTCCAGAACTTGGTGCAGATGAACCCTGGGCTTCCTGTTTGCTTTTGGCCCAAAATGGGTGGGAGGAATTGCTCAAATGGAAGTCAATGCAACGGGAACCACCTGCAGGTAGTCCCGGAGAAGGTGGAGGAGAACATCTTGGACTAACAGAGGAAACACAGCAGTCTACACGTCAAGCAGAAGGAAGTTCTTCCTCATCAGATGATGATATTGGAGAACCACCTCCCCCAATAAGTGAAATCAGACAGCGTTTACCATTAACTGACCTGGCAAAAGGCTTAGCGCCTTGTATGTGCTCCCGTGGAGCAGCGGATAAAAGGGGCCCTGTTGAGGGCCATTCTGATGGAACTGGTTTTAGTAGGGGACACATTGGGCATCTTCATTCACTTACATGTTACAGCAAAAACCTTCATGAAATGGTAGAAAATCAGCATATTTCAGGAACATCACCAGCAGTTACAGACAGAGCAGACACTGTGTCCTGTTCCCCAGGTAAACCATTGGGTTCAGAACTTGCATCTAATGGACCTGCTTCTTCTTGTCCTCCTCCTACTGGGAGCTCCCTAAGTTTACCCAGAGACACAGGCGGATTAGCCCAAAAGAGTGCAACTCAGGAGTCGCAAGATGATTGTACTCAGCCCACACCTATGGCTCCTAATTCTTCCTCATCTGATCCACAGGATGCACTTGTTTCTTCAACTGAGTCCCGAACACCTCACATCCCCTCTCCAGCTAAATTTCTCAAGTTTTTGAAGCTTCCAGGCTCAGGGGAGAAGTCACAGAGTCCAAACTCTCTGAGGCTTAGCCCTCAGCTCACTCAAACCTCCAAAATTCCTTGTCGGAGCAATAATTATGAGGCATTTCCCTCTCCACGCCCAAGTAGGAAGGCTGCAGAAGAAGTACCTCGTCCTGAATTGGATCCTGATCCACCATCTCCCTCAGAGTTAATGAATACAGATTCCAACAGGCAAGTTCAAGTTGAAAGTTCTAACAGCTTACTAAGTAGATCTGCAGTAGAGTGTTGTACCAAAAAGTCTCATGATTATGAAAATGTCCCTGCTAAAAATCCAGAACTTTCAACTGTAAACCAAACAGTTGAAGAATTGGAAGGTTCTTCAAAATTGGTTAGTTCAGTGTGTTCTTTTGGCTGTTCCCCAGGACTTTGTGCTCATTCCCAAGTAAATTGTACGGATGATCACCATGGTCAGGTggcattcaataaaaaacacgTGACTTCCAGAAAAACTATAGAGCCTTCTCCTTCTGCCCATCtcccatttaaagaaaaaatggggAAACTGAGAAATTCAGACAGCCAACAGTCTGAGATCACTGTTTCTGGTACAGAAAATGTTAGGGTTATAACTGAAGGACCTGATCTCCGCCCATCAATGAAACGATCCCTAGCGGTTAGTAGTTTAAGGACTCCTGAACCTGGATCCACTGAAAGTTATCCACCACGGTACCATGGCCAAAAATCTGATGCTGCTCGCACTCGGCAGCCTTCCACAAACTATCCACCAGGGTCTCCTCATGGACCTCGGAATCAACCACGAGCACCACCTGTCCCTAGCAAATCTCCACGTAGCCCTCATGGCAGTCCAACAAAGTTACCTGCCAAATCTCCCAGTAAGGCAACAGCCAAACCTCTTGTATCTCGACCTTTAAGTGAAGAGCTGAGGCCAAGTCCTCGGCAACCTACATCCTCTAGTGAAGATAAGCAAAGGATTCAGTCTACTGGTATTGGAAAGAAAGCTGCTACATGTCCAGAATATGCCTGTCCTCGTAGCGCAGGCCCACAAGGTACGGAAAGTCTTCCACTAAGTGCTTTGCATTCAGCTATAGAAGAAAAAGTCATGAAGGGCATTAAAGAGAACATGTTGCGGTTGCAGGAACAACATCGCTCACCTTCATCTGATCCTAAGCAACGTAATTCCAGTGGTATTGCCAGCTGGTTTGGCTTAAAGAAAAGTAAGCTGCCTGCGCTTAGCCGTAGACCTGAGGCTGGACGAGTCAAAGAGGAAAAACGGGATAGGGCTGCTGGAGGATCTCCACGGACTAGAGATGTTAAGGGCGAGAGCCTGAATATCTCCATGTTAATGGAAAAAGCAGAGGATCTGCGAAAAGCTCTTCAGGAGGAGAGGGCCTATATTAATGGACTTTCTCTGGATAAAAATCGTACACCTGTGCCTGTTGACCAGGCCCCAAATCAGAGGTCTTTGACTGCAGACAACTTTATGCAGCAGCTTTTGAATCGGTGAGTGCCATGATttaagataaatatatacatttatatttacacttGCAGTATACTTTGATTACCATTTCTGCAGTCAGCTAGGATTCACCTTACCTCATGAAATAGGTCTgtacctaaaacatttttagtatttagattttacttttttagtttaaacAAGACAGAATCCAATTCCCTGATAGGCCTAAAACTTTCAGGTTCTTCTATACTCTTGCTAACTCCTTGCATGCCTGACAAATCTTTCTTTGCCTTTTCaggtaaagcagaattaaactcccTTCCCCTTGCTATGCTGCCAGTGCTACCATTTTAACCCGGGCCTTTTCTGGGttcaggtctttggccatcttgattggctaggtcaTAATGATGTAACTCATGTTCCTGTGCATAGGAATTACTTCATTTTCGGCAGCTAGCTATGCCAGTATGTAAACTCTTCATGTACAGCTTATTGTACATTCtagagaagattgtgaacaggcaggtaagtttgttttattgcagaagagacctagcatgtccctactgcaataaagagCCGCCTGCTCGCAATTTTGTTAATTAGGTTAGTTTCACTTTAGGTTAATGCCACTTACTGAAAATTACACTTCATATACAGACATTTCACTGCAGGGTAAGTGACACTGGATTCCTGCATTGCAGTATAAGGCATGGTTCATAGTATGGTGCATTTGTACAAGAACAGTTCTGCTTGATTTTGATGCAGTTTTCAGCAAAACAAGCAGCAGGTAATGAGTCTTTAATACTTCAGGTTACAGTGTCATAATTACTTCCATAGTATTATACACAGGCTATTGTGTCTGTTGGAGAAAGATAGACCTGTGAAGTGAAGATGCACTGTCATACTTTTCTACAAGTCATTGTAACTAAACAGGAAA is a genomic window containing:
- the NCKAP5L gene encoding nck-associated protein 5-like isoform X2 yields the protein MTSEVEDEIRLISGGVSEPLVIQELVERLRELEAENSALAQANETQRETYERCLDEVANHVVQALLNQKDLREECIKLKKRVFDLERQNRALGDLFHQKLQRSSGSSPEEKQRSGRAQSTCRSLDAMSPFLRKKAQILEVLRRLEATGSQSASSCTVPSTYLGGLPSASGNGLRIRTEHGLDYLNGEGMTPPELGADEPWASCLLLAQNGWEELLKWKSMQREPPAGSPGEGGGEHLGLTEETQQSTRQAEGSSSSSDDDIGEPPPPISEIRQRLPLTDLAKGLAPCMCSRGAADKRGPVEGHSDGTGFSRGHIGHLHSLTCYSKNLHEMVENQHISGTSPAVTDRADTVSCSPGKPLGSELASNGPASSCPPPTGSSLSLPRDTGGLAQKSATQESQDDCTQPTPMAPNSSSSDPQDALVSSTESRTPHIPSPAKFLKFLKLPGSGEKSQSPNSLRLSPQLTQTSKIPCRSNNYEAFPSPRPSRKAAEEVPRPELDPDPPSPSELMNTDSNRQVQVESSNSLLSRSAVECCTKKSHDYENVPAKNPELSTVNQTVEELEGSSKLVSSVCSFGCSPGLCAHSQVNCTDDHHGQVAFNKKHVTSRKTIEPSPSAHLPFKEKMGKLRNSDSQQSEITVSGTENVRVITEGPDLRPSMKRSLAVSSLRTPEPGSTESYPPRYHGQKSDAARTRQPSTNYPPGSPHGPRNQPRAPPVPSKSPRSPHGSPTKLPAKSPSKATAKPLVSRPLSEELRPSPRQPTSSSEDKQRIQSTGIGKKAATCPEYACPRSAGPQGTESLPLSALHSAIEEKVMKGIKENMLRLQEQHRSPSSDPKQRNSSGIASWFGLKKSKLPALSRRPEAGRVKEEKRDRAAGGSPRTRDVKGESLNISMLMEKAEDLRKALQEERAYINGLSLDKNRTPVPVDQAPNQRSLTADNFMQQLLNRVDGKEPPLEGRLEGKTPLRDFPRLSPENKEARPFRPPRNGMVTHVQRCEQKSIDQNREVSLPPDERISESINSQHFAACDSLTRTLDSGIGTFPPPDYCGGTSNKIAPKLKPRLESPSVLPVGRFSAFPKVPRRARTLERDMRGVEEIYPPGQHQSIPAFHALLAEPEPTVGRRMYGEDSSRDHSLPQQSKNWTFPNSKISAGSAESFRSRVHDLEEMPSEGDRDCDMSGYAHPSICFPGTVSSRTPSTSEVGDEGTSEAKSRDNEQGQTGLENSESLSDSLYDSLSSCGSQG
- the NCKAP5L gene encoding nck-associated protein 5-like isoform X1, whose amino-acid sequence is MTSEVEDEIRLISGGVSEPLVIQELVERLRELEAENSALAQANETQRETYERCLDEVANHVVQALLNQKDLREECIKLKKRVFDLERQNRALGDLFHQKLQRSSGSSPELHPLQAVSDSKGGDLERLPVSLPLGQCAVQREEKQRSGRAQSTCRSLDAMSPFLRKKAQILEVLRRLEATGSQSASSCTVPSTYLGGLPSASGNGLRIRTEHGLDYLNGEGMTPPELGADEPWASCLLLAQNGWEELLKWKSMQREPPAGSPGEGGGEHLGLTEETQQSTRQAEGSSSSSDDDIGEPPPPISEIRQRLPLTDLAKGLAPCMCSRGAADKRGPVEGHSDGTGFSRGHIGHLHSLTCYSKNLHEMVENQHISGTSPAVTDRADTVSCSPGKPLGSELASNGPASSCPPPTGSSLSLPRDTGGLAQKSATQESQDDCTQPTPMAPNSSSSDPQDALVSSTESRTPHIPSPAKFLKFLKLPGSGEKSQSPNSLRLSPQLTQTSKIPCRSNNYEAFPSPRPSRKAAEEVPRPELDPDPPSPSELMNTDSNRQVQVESSNSLLSRSAVECCTKKSHDYENVPAKNPELSTVNQTVEELEGSSKLVSSVCSFGCSPGLCAHSQVNCTDDHHGQVAFNKKHVTSRKTIEPSPSAHLPFKEKMGKLRNSDSQQSEITVSGTENVRVITEGPDLRPSMKRSLAVSSLRTPEPGSTESYPPRYHGQKSDAARTRQPSTNYPPGSPHGPRNQPRAPPVPSKSPRSPHGSPTKLPAKSPSKATAKPLVSRPLSEELRPSPRQPTSSSEDKQRIQSTGIGKKAATCPEYACPRSAGPQGTESLPLSALHSAIEEKVMKGIKENMLRLQEQHRSPSSDPKQRNSSGIASWFGLKKSKLPALSRRPEAGRVKEEKRDRAAGGSPRTRDVKGESLNISMLMEKAEDLRKALQEERAYINGLSLDKNRTPVPVDQAPNQRSLTADNFMQQLLNRVDGKEPPLEGRLEGKTPLRDFPRLSPENKEARPFRPPRNGMVTHVQRCEQKSIDQNREVSLPPDERISESINSQHFAACDSLTRTLDSGIGTFPPPDYCGGTSNKIAPKLKPRLESPSVLPVGRFSAFPKVPRRARTLERDMRGVEEIYPPGQHQSIPAFHALLAEPEPTVGRRMYGEDSSRDHSLPQQSKNWTFPNSKISAGSAESFRSRVHDLEEMPSEGDRDCDMSGYAHPSICFPGTVSSRTPSTSEVGDEGTSEAKSRDNEQGQTGLENSESLSDSLYDSLSSCGSQG